One window of Medicago truncatula cultivar Jemalong A17 chromosome 2, MtrunA17r5.0-ANR, whole genome shotgun sequence genomic DNA carries:
- the LOC25487867 gene encoding protein ALP1-like, which yields MGPVRGTKKRRKTEKTHDNNNGSGSASGSSEKEGLVDWWDELSKKINGLQKAPPMISRKTFEYICSLVKDDIAKKSSHFSFSNGKPVSLTDQVAVALRRLGSGDSFVTIGDSFGLSHSTVSQVTWRFVESMEERGLHHLQWPSTQEEMNSIKSKFEKIQGFPNCCGAVDVTHITMLLPATEQSSDVWLDHKNNHSMVLQAIVDPDMKFRDIVTGWPGKMEDWSIFESSNFNKLCDNGERLNGKKLKLSKGSEIREYIIGDSGYPQLPYLVVPYEEKEILESEPKAKFNKLHLETRMVAQRALTRLKEMWKIIRGKMWRPDKHRLPRIILVCCILHNIVIDMQDEVNDELLCFYRNNHDSGYHQLVYEGFDEKGVALRESLSHYLTGRLHT from the exons ATGGGTCCTGTGAGAGGAAccaagaagagaagaaagacagaGAAGACACATGACAATAATAACGGTTCTGGTTCTGCTTCTGGGTCATCTGAGAAAGAGGGTCTTGTAGATTGGTGGGATGAATTGTCAAAGAAGATCAACG GTCTTCAGAAGGCACCGCCAATGATCTCCCGAAAGACGTTTGAGTACATATGTTCACTTGTCAAGGATGATATTGCAAAAAAATCCTCTCATTTCTCGTTTTCAAACGGAAAGCCAGTGTCTTTAACTGATCAAGTGGCCGTGGCATTGAGAAGATTAGGATCCGGAGACTCGTTTGTTACAATTGGTGATTCATTTGGTCTAAGCCACTCAACCGTTTCGCAAGTAACATGGCGATTTGTTGAATCCATGGAAGAGAGAGGGCTTCATCACCTGCAATGGCCTTCAACACAAGAGGAAATGAATTCCATTAAgtcaaaatttgagaaaatacaagGCTTCCCCAATTGTTGTGGCGCTGTTGATGTTACTCACATCACAATGTTGTTACCTGCAACCGAACAATCAAGTGATGTGTGGCTTGATCATAAAAACAATCACAGCATGGTTTTGCAAGCAATAGTTGATCCTGACATGAAGTTCCGCGACATAGTAACTGGTTGGCCAGGTAAAATGGAGGATTGGTCAATATTCGAGAGCTCAAATTTCAACAAACTTTGCGATAATGGAGAAAGACTAAACggaaagaaattaaaactatcTAAAGGATCAGAAATAAGGGAATATATAATTGGTGATTCAGGTTATCCTCAATTGCCTTACCTTGTTGTCCCTTATGAAGAGAAAGAAATCTTAGAGTCAGAACCAAAAGCTAAGTTTAATAAGCTGCATTTAGAAACTAGGATGGTGGCACAAAGAGCATTGACAAGGCTTAAGGAGATGTGGAAAATCATTCGTGGAAAAATGTGGCGGCCAGACAAACATCGGCTGCCGAGGATTATTCTTGTTTGTTGCATACTTCACAACATTGTTATTGACATGCAAGATGAAGTGAATGATGAGTTACTATGTTTCTATCGTAATAATCATGACTCAGGTTACCATCAACTTGTTTATGAAGGTTTTGATGAGAAGGGAGTGGCACTAAGAGAAAGTTTGTCTCACTACTTGACTGGAAGGTTGCACACATAA
- the LOC11408909 gene encoding methyl-CpG-binding domain-containing protein 7, with translation MDIENPMNSREKELQIVIRSPLKLPDGWLVEQRSRPNRNPNHADIVDRCYIEPHTGQKFRSLVSVHRYLNGGETKDYLSTERMISENKNTTFIKSRKRQKFRCPSSDFEGRGLTGKNACRATPKVPKPSNGENTCRATPKLVSKCGSGKRSTPSMRSYENPVEKSFSDAEDQTTPEPSIQSTDSEITDSQKKIKTGEDDGGSIHNLTKPPTKVSWVLSGPGGFWSPFLDDSIVPTSEKTKWNETFFNILQ, from the exons ATGGATATTGAAAATCCGATGAATTCAAGGGAAAAAGAATTGCAGATTGTTATCCGGTCACCGTTGAAGCTTCCTGATGGTTGGTTGGTTGAGCAACGAAGCCGCCCTAACCGTAACCCTAATCATGCTGACATTGTTGACAGG tGTTACATAGAGCCACACACTGGACAGAAATTCCGTTCTTTGGTATCTGTTCACAGATATCTAAATGGAGGAGAAACAAAAGACTATCTTTCTACTGAGAGAATGATATCAGAAAACAAGAACACT ACTTTCATCAAGTCTAGAAAAAGGCAAAAATTTCGTTGTCCTTCAAGCGATTTTGAGGGACGAGGTTTAACCGGAAAAAATGCATGTAGAGCTACACCCAAGGTGCCTAAACCAAGCAATGGAGAAAATACATGTAGAGCTACACCGAAG TTAGTTTCTAAATGTGGCTCTGGTAAGCGAAGTACTCCTAGTATGAGAAGTTATGAAAACCCTGTCGAGAAAAGCTTTTCAGATGCCGAGGATCAAACAACTCCAGAACCTTCTATTCAATCTACG GATTCCGAAATAACCGATTCTCAGAAGAAAATCAAAACGGGGGAAGACGACGGAGGTTCCATCCATAACTtaacaaaaccaccaacaaaaGTAAGCTGGGTTTTGTCTGGTCCTGGTGGCTTCTGGAGCCCTTTCCTAGATGATTCTATTGTACCAACATCTGAAAAGACGAAATGGAACGAAACATTTTTCAATATCCTTCAATGA
- the LOC11412807 gene encoding methyl-CpG-binding domain-containing protein 7 isoform X2: MNRSMDVEMEHLNLNRNVMNLREKELQIVVQSPSKVEVPDGWLVEQRPRPSNPNHIDRYYIEPHTGQKFRSLVSVQRYLNGGETGDYLPTQRIISENNNNLPDGWLVEHRPRLSNSDRVDRYYIEPRTGQKFRSLTSVQRYLMAEARDYLPTERMISENATCIKSRTAQKLRPAKDFEGRLSFSAENACRATPKLVFKCGSGKKSAPSISYKENDSQKKIKIGEDDRGSIHNLARPPTKVSWVLSDPRGFWNPFLDDSVVPASEKRKWSEAFSISINEGATSGVNN, encoded by the exons ATGAATAGAAGCATGGATGTTGAAATGGAACATCTCAATTTGAATCGCAATGTGATGAATTTAAGGGAAAAAGAATTGCAGATTGTGGTCCAGTCACCGTCCAAGGTTGAGGTTCCCGATGGTTGGCTGGTTGAACAACGACCCCGTCCCTCTAACCCCAACCACATTGACAGG taTTACATAGAGCCACACACCGGACAAAAGTTCCGATCTTTGGTATCGGTTCAGCGATATCTAAATGGAGGAGAAACAGGAGACTATCTTCCTACTCAAAGAATCATAtcagaaaacaataataat CTTCCCGATGGTTGGTTGGTTGAGCATCGGCCCCGTTTGTCTAACTCCGACCGCGTCGACCGG TATTACATAGAGCCACGCACTGGACAGAAGTTCCGTTCTTTGACATCTGTTCAGAGATATCTTATGGCAGAAGCAAGAGACTATCTTCCTACTGAAAGAATGATATCAGAAAACGCT ACGTGCATCAAGTCTAGGACTGCACAAAAGCTTCGACCTGCAAAAGATTTTGAGGGACGTTTAAGTTTTTCTGCAGAAAATGCATGTAGAGCTACGCCCAAG TTAGTTTTCAAATGTGGCTCTGGAAAGAAAAGTGCTCCTAGTATAagttacaaagaaaatgattctcagaagaaaatcaaaataggggAAGACGATAGAGGTTCCATCCATAACTTAGCAAGACCACCAACAAAAGTGAGCTGGGTTTTGTCTGATCCTAGAGGCTTCTGGAACCCTTTCCTCGATGATTCTGTTGTACCGGCATCTGAAAAGAGGAAATGGTCCGAAGCATTTTCAATATCCATCAATGAAGGAGCTACTAGTGGAGTTAATAATTGA
- the LOC11412807 gene encoding uncharacterized protein isoform X1, whose product MNRSMDVEMEHLNLNRNVMNLREKELQIVVQSPSKVEVPDGWLVEQRPRPSNPNHIDRVRYYIEPHTGQKFRSLVSVQRYLNGGETGDYLPTQRIISENNNNLPDGWLVEHRPRLSNSDRVDRYYIEPRTGQKFRSLTSVQRYLMAEARDYLPTERMISENATCIKSRTAQKLRPAKDFEGRLSFSAENACRATPKLVFKCGSGKKSAPSISYKENDSQKKIKIGEDDRGSIHNLARPPTKVSWVLSDPRGFWNPFLDDSVVPASEKRKWSEAFSISINEGATSGVNN is encoded by the exons ATGAATAGAAGCATGGATGTTGAAATGGAACATCTCAATTTGAATCGCAATGTGATGAATTTAAGGGAAAAAGAATTGCAGATTGTGGTCCAGTCACCGTCCAAGGTTGAGGTTCCCGATGGTTGGCTGGTTGAACAACGACCCCGTCCCTCTAACCCCAACCACATTGACAGGGTAAGG taTTACATAGAGCCACACACCGGACAAAAGTTCCGATCTTTGGTATCGGTTCAGCGATATCTAAATGGAGGAGAAACAGGAGACTATCTTCCTACTCAAAGAATCATAtcagaaaacaataataat CTTCCCGATGGTTGGTTGGTTGAGCATCGGCCCCGTTTGTCTAACTCCGACCGCGTCGACCGG TATTACATAGAGCCACGCACTGGACAGAAGTTCCGTTCTTTGACATCTGTTCAGAGATATCTTATGGCAGAAGCAAGAGACTATCTTCCTACTGAAAGAATGATATCAGAAAACGCT ACGTGCATCAAGTCTAGGACTGCACAAAAGCTTCGACCTGCAAAAGATTTTGAGGGACGTTTAAGTTTTTCTGCAGAAAATGCATGTAGAGCTACGCCCAAG TTAGTTTTCAAATGTGGCTCTGGAAAGAAAAGTGCTCCTAGTATAagttacaaagaaaatgattctcagaagaaaatcaaaataggggAAGACGATAGAGGTTCCATCCATAACTTAGCAAGACCACCAACAAAAGTGAGCTGGGTTTTGTCTGATCCTAGAGGCTTCTGGAACCCTTTCCTCGATGATTCTGTTGTACCGGCATCTGAAAAGAGGAAATGGTCCGAAGCATTTTCAATATCCATCAATGAAGGAGCTACTAGTGGAGTTAATAATTGA
- the LOC11416095 gene encoding probable alpha-galactosidase A yields the protein MSMRCFITLCLVSFWLLFGSCCFQSVSSRNLSESDLQQAALPPRGWNSYDSFSWIISEEEFLQNAEIVSQRLHAHGYEFVVVDFLWYRKKVAGANVDSRGFDVIDEWGRMVPDPGRWPSSHGGNGLSEVAKKVHSLGLKFGIHIMRGISTQAVDANTPILDTSKGGAYQESGRVWHAKDIAIPKRACGWMQNGFMSVDTTLGAGRAFLRSLYEQYAAWGVDLVKHDCVFGENFDLNEITYVSEVLSQFNRPIVYSLSPGKDVTPAMAKDVSGLVNMYRITGDDFDKWDDVKAHFDISRDLATANMIGAKGLKGSSWPDLDMLPFGWLTDKDSKEEPHRYSNLNLDEKRTQMTLWALAKSPLMYGGDMRKIDPATYEIITNPTVLEINYFSSNNMEFPYVTSSKNSNNEYQHHIRKMRRSKKGKKPIHSLGLTSCTESKASGWTIENINQDLERICWKGSAENKHQNPFCVHKRELQFRLDKESKYQEDYRGKHQLVATNQMRLCFDASPKRKVTSKEFKRGAFSPCSLDSNQIWELNSNGTLVNSYSGLCATVKYIQANVESGGIRSWIATGRKGEVYMAFFNLNEQKTPIYANMSYLAKVLPGRRINSCQGKEVWSGKNVVTTQGTISMDVEVHGCALVVLYCN from the exons ATGAGTATGAGGTGTTTCATCACACTGTGCTTAGTCTCTTTTTGGCTTCTCTTTGGTTCCTGCTGCTTTCAGAG TGTCTCATCAAGAAATTTATCTGAGAGTGACCTACAACAAGCTGCTTTGCCACCAAGAGGGTGGAATTCCTACGATTCATTTTCGTGGATAATATCTGAAGAAGAATTCTTACAGAATGCTGAAATAGTTTCTCAGCGTCTTCATGCTCATGGATATGAG TTTGTTGTGGTGGATTTCCTCTGGTATAGGAAGAAAGTTGCAGGTGCTAATGTTGATTCTCGTGGATTTGACGTGATTGATGAATGGGGAAGGATGGTCCCTGATCCAGGAAGGTGGCCTTCTTCCCATGGTGGGAATGGGTTAAGTGAAGTAGCTAAGAAAGTACATAGCTTAGGTTTAAAGTTTGGAATTCATATTATGAGAGGGATAAGCACACAAGCTGTGGATGCAAATACCCCTATTCTAGATACATCAAAG GGCGGTGCTTATCAAGAATCTGGTCGTGTGTGGCATGCAAAAGACATAGCAATCCCAAAAAGAGCTTGTGGATGGATGCAGAATGGTTTCATGAGTGTAGATACAACATTAGGGGCAGGGAGAGCGTTTTTGAGATCCCTTTATGAGCAGTATGCTGCTTGGGGTGTTGATCTTG TGAAACACGACTGCGTGTTTGGCGAGAACTTCGATTTAAACGAGATAACCTATGTATCTGAG GTTCTGAGCCAATTTAATCGTCCCATTGTGTATTCTCTGTCTCCCGGAAAAGATGTGACACCAGCCATGGCCAAGGATGTCAGTGGACTAGTCAACATGTATCGCATAACAGGAGATGACTTTGATAAATGGGATGATGTCAAGGCTCATTTTGATATATCAAG GGACTTAGCTACAGCTAATATGATAGGAGCAAAAGGTTTAAAAGGGAGTTCATGGCCTGATTTGGACATGCTACCATTTGGATGGCTAACTGACAAAG attcaAAAGAAGAGCCACACAGGTATAGTAACTTGAATCTAGATGAGAAAAGGACTCAG ATGACTTTATGGGCTCTGGCAAAGTCTCCCCTTATGTATGGAGGTGACATGCGGAAGATCGACCCTGCCACATATGAAATTATCACAAATCCTACCGTGCTAGAAATTAATTATTTCAGCTCTAATAACATGGAG TTTCCTTACGTCACAAGCTCGAAGAACTCGAATAACGAATATCAGCATCATATACGGAAAATGAGAAGATCCAAGAAAGGAAAGAAACCTATACATTCATTAGGCCTTACTAGCTGCACTGAATCAAAGGCAAGTGGTTGGACTATTGAAAATATTAACCAAGATCTTGAAAGAATCTGTTGGAAAGGGAGTGCAGAAAACAAGCATCAGAACCCTTTCTGTGTACACAAGAGAGAACTTCAATTCAGATT AGACAAAGAGAGTAAGTATCAAGAGGACTATCGCGGGAAACATCAATTAGTTGCAACCAACCAAATGAGACTTTGCTTCGATGCTTCTCCAAAACGAAAAGTTACTTCCAAAGAGTTCAAGAGAGGCGCATTTTCTCCTTGCAGTTTGGATTCAAATCAG ATTTGGGAGCTAAACTCCAATGGAACCCTGGTAAATAGTTACTCTGGTCTTTGTGCAACAGTGAAGTATATCCAAG CTAATGTTGAATCGGGTGGCATTCGCTCTTGGATTGCAACAGGAAGAAAAGGAGAAGTATATATGGCTTTCTTCAATCTAAATGAACAGAAGACACCAATATATGCAAATATGTCATATTTGGCGAAGGTTTTACCTGGCAGACGCATCAATTCCTGTCAAGGCAAAGAAGTGTGGAGTGGGAAGAACGTTGTAACAACGCAAGGGACAATATCAATGGACGTGGAAGTTCATGGATGCGCGCTAGTTGTTCTATATTGCAACTAG